A section of the Campylobacter lanienae NCTC 13004 genome encodes:
- a CDS encoding aminotransferase class V-fold PLP-dependent enzyme: protein MNIDKIRQNIILKDGIYYFDWTASGLGYMPIEDEIKRILKTYANTHSECSECSNITTNYYENARAGIKKLLNLQSDFLLLPCGQGSSAAIKKFQEIMGIYIPPATKMALNINFDSIRRSLPLVIVGPYEHHSNEISYRVGACEVVRIPLARDGGLHWGELDKILKINANRKIIVSISAASNVTGIKTDIKAINSLAKKYNAIIAIDASSLVAYENVDSSLCDAIFISPHKLLGGVGSCGILAIRKSLFNLNLPTFSAGGTVSYVSKKSVRYLDDIEQIEDAGTPAITQLIRAYLAFELRNRVGLEFINRQKTHLMSKFEYGLSKIKGLINYAPQNQDKIAIYAFNIKDISPFDLAQTLSLKFGIQSRAGCSCAGPYGHDLLGLRDDEPLSFKPGWLRVSLHWSHSDDDVDYLLSAINQARKYLA, encoded by the coding sequence TTGAATATAGATAAAATTCGCCAAAATATAATATTAAAAGATGGAATTTACTATTTTGATTGGACTGCTAGCGGGCTTGGATATATGCCTATCGAAGATGAGATTAAACGCATTTTAAAGACTTATGCCAATACACATAGCGAGTGTAGTGAATGCTCAAATATCACTACAAATTACTATGAAAATGCTAGAGCGGGGATCAAAAAACTACTAAATTTACAAAGCGATTTTTTGCTTTTGCCATGCGGACAAGGTAGTAGCGCAGCGATTAAGAAATTTCAAGAAATTATGGGAATTTATATCCCACCAGCTACTAAAATGGCGTTAAATATCAATTTTGATAGCATAAGGCGATCCCTACCCTTAGTGATAGTTGGCCCATATGAACATCATAGCAACGAGATTAGCTATAGAGTTGGAGCCTGTGAAGTGGTGCGAATACCACTAGCTAGAGATGGTGGATTACACTGGGGAGAACTAGATAAAATTTTAAAAATCAACGCCAATAGAAAGATTATAGTTAGCATAAGTGCTGCTTCAAATGTAACGGGGATTAAAACCGATATAAAAGCTATAAATTCATTAGCTAAAAAATATAACGCTATAATCGCAATAGACGCTTCAAGCTTGGTAGCATATGAAAATGTAGATAGCTCTTTGTGTGATGCGATATTTATATCACCGCATAAGCTTCTTGGTGGGGTGGGAAGTTGCGGGATTTTGGCTATTAGAAAATCCTTATTTAATCTAAATTTACCGACATTTTCAGCTGGTGGTACGGTGAGTTATGTAAGCAAAAAAAGCGTCAGATATCTAGATGATATAGAACAGATCGAAGATGCTGGGACTCCTGCGATTACTCAGCTTATCCGTGCGTATTTGGCTTTTGAACTTAGAAATAGAGTTGGGCTAGAGTTTATAAACCGACAAAAAACTCATCTAATGAGTAAATTCGAATATGGCCTATCTAAGATAAAAGGGCTGATAAATTACGCCCCACAAAATCAAGATAAAATCGCTATTTATGCCTTTAATATCAAAGATATTTCGCCATTTGATCTAGCTCAAACTCTAAGCTTAAAATTTGGAATCCAAAGTCGTGCTGGATGCTCATGTGCTGGGCCATACGGACATGATCTGCTAGGTCTTAGAGATGATGAGCCACTTAGCTTTAAGCCTGGTTGGCTAAGAGTAAGCCTTCACTGGTCTCATAGCGATGATGATGTGGATTATCTATTGAGTGCGATTAATCAAGCTAGAAAATATCTAGCTTGA
- the groES gene encoding co-chaperone GroES, whose product MNFLPLGKRVLIEREEELKTTASGIIIPDNASKEKPSEGKVIAVSKEVEGISEGDRVVFAKYSGSEITLDNKKYLVLNTDDILGIIK is encoded by the coding sequence ATGAATTTTTTACCATTAGGTAAGCGTGTGCTTATAGAAAGAGAGGAGGAGCTTAAAACTACAGCTTCAGGTATTATCATCCCAGATAATGCGTCCAAAGAAAAACCAAGTGAAGGCAAAGTTATTGCTGTTAGCAAAGAAGTAGAAGGAATCAGCGAAGGCGATAGAGTTGTATTTGCGAAATATAGCGGTAGCGAAATTACGCTTGATAACAAAAAATATTTAGTATTAAATACAGATGATATCTTAGGTATCATAAAATAA
- the groL gene encoding chaperonin GroEL (60 kDa chaperone family; promotes refolding of misfolded polypeptides especially under stressful conditions; forms two stacked rings of heptamers to form a barrel-shaped 14mer; ends can be capped by GroES; misfolded proteins enter the barrel where they are refolded when GroES binds): protein MAKEIIFADDARNRLYNGVKKLSDAVKVTMGPRGRNVLLQKSFGAPTITKDGVSVAKEIELADTIENMGAGLVREVASKTNDEAGDGTTTATVLAHAIFKEGLRNITAGANPIEVKRGMDKFASAVINELKNASKKVEGKKEIAQVATISANSDTSVGDLIAEAMEKVGKDGVITVEEAKSINDELNVVEGMQFDRGYLSPYFITNAEKMQVELSSPFILLFDKKISNLKDLLPVLEQIQKTGKPLLIIAEDIEGEALATLVVNKLRGVLNISAVKAPGFGDRRKAMLEDIAILTGGEVISEELGRTLESASLNDLGQADRVVIDKDNTTIVNGAGSKEAIDARISQIKAQIIETTSDYDKEKLQERLAKLSGGVAVIKVGAATETEMKEKKDRVDDALNATKAAVEEGIVIGGGAALIKAGNKVDLNLKGDELIGADIVKRALFAPLRQIAENAGFDAGVVAHAVSSADKANYGFNAASGEYVDMFEAGIIDPVKVERIALQNAVSVASLLLTTEATVSEIKEDKPAMPAMPDMGGMGGMGGMM, encoded by the coding sequence ATGGCAAAAGAGATTATATTTGCAGATGATGCTAGAAATAGACTATATAATGGTGTTAAAAAATTAAGCGATGCGGTTAAAGTAACAATGGGTCCAAGAGGCCGTAATGTGCTTTTACAAAAAAGTTTTGGCGCGCCAACAATAACAAAAGATGGCGTTAGCGTGGCTAAAGAGATTGAACTAGCTGATACTATAGAAAATATGGGCGCAGGTTTAGTTAGAGAAGTAGCTAGCAAAACCAACGATGAAGCCGGCGATGGCACTACTACAGCTACTGTTTTGGCTCATGCTATATTTAAAGAAGGTTTAAGAAATATCACAGCTGGAGCAAATCCAATCGAAGTAAAAAGAGGTATGGATAAATTCGCATCTGCTGTTATAAACGAGCTTAAAAACGCATCTAAAAAAGTAGAAGGCAAAAAAGAGATCGCCCAAGTAGCTACAATCTCAGCTAATAGCGACACAAGCGTTGGTGATCTAATAGCCGAAGCTATGGAAAAAGTAGGCAAAGATGGAGTTATCACAGTTGAAGAGGCTAAATCAATAAATGATGAGTTAAATGTGGTTGAGGGTATGCAGTTTGATAGAGGCTATCTAAGCCCATATTTCATCACAAATGCAGAGAAAATGCAAGTTGAGCTAAGTAGCCCATTTATACTATTATTTGATAAAAAAATATCAAATTTAAAAGATCTTTTACCAGTTTTAGAACAAATCCAAAAAACAGGCAAACCTCTACTAATCATCGCCGAAGATATAGAGGGTGAGGCTTTAGCAACTTTAGTTGTCAATAAACTTCGTGGCGTGCTAAATATCTCAGCAGTTAAAGCCCCTGGCTTTGGTGATAGAAGAAAAGCTATGCTAGAAGATATCGCTATTTTAACTGGTGGTGAAGTAATTAGCGAAGAGCTAGGTAGAACTTTGGAGAGTGCTAGCTTAAATGATCTAGGTCAAGCTGATAGAGTAGTAATCGACAAAGATAACACTACAATCGTAAATGGCGCTGGCTCAAAAGAGGCGATAGATGCTAGAATCAGCCAAATCAAAGCTCAAATTATCGAAACTACAAGCGACTATGACAAAGAAAAACTTCAAGAAAGATTGGCTAAATTAAGCGGTGGTGTAGCAGTTATCAAAGTCGGAGCCGCTACTGAAACTGAAATGAAAGAGAAAAAAGATAGAGTAGATGACGCTCTAAATGCTACTAAAGCAGCAGTAGAAGAGGGCATCGTGATAGGCGGCGGTGCTGCTTTGATTAAGGCTGGAAATAAAGTAGATTTGAATTTAAAAGGCGATGAGCTAATCGGCGCTGATATCGTCAAGCGTGCTTTGTTTGCTCCACTTCGCCAAATAGCTGAAAATGCTGGATTTGATGCTGGTGTGGTAGCTCACGCAGTAAGCAGTGCTGATAAGGCAAATTACGGATTTAACGCTGCTAGTGGAGAGTATGTAGATATGTTTGAAGCTGGTATCATAGATCCTGTTAAAGTAGAGCGCATAGCGCTTCAAAATGCTGTTAGCGTAGCTAGCTTGCTACTTACTACAGAAGCTACAGTGAGCGAAATCAAAGAGGATAAACCAGCTATGCCAGCAATGCCTGATATGGGCGGTATGGGTGGAATGGGCGGTATGATGTAA
- a CDS encoding GNAT family N-acetyltransferase, whose product MSEFSRYGVKIEKLKLKDIEILRSWRNDPKIAKVMLSQNGTHITKEEQLKWFNSIQNQPNSLYYMAFVGGVAIGYFCFQQIDWQARTAIPGEIISIPQHLDEARITLGAYCAIYDMGFENLGLKKLKAYCKLENKRAIRMARLLNFQTTHTDNQCIYFELDKDDYYQMRDSLIVKLGLA is encoded by the coding sequence ATGAGTGAATTTAGCAGATATGGCGTCAAAATCGAAAAATTAAAGCTAAAAGATATAGAGATTTTGCGAAGTTGGAGAAATGACCCTAAAATCGCCAAAGTTATGCTAAGCCAAAATGGCACACACATAACCAAAGAAGAGCAATTAAAATGGTTTAACTCTATCCAAAATCAGCCAAATTCGCTATATTACATGGCTTTTGTGGGTGGCGTAGCCATTGGGTATTTTTGTTTTCAGCAAATTGATTGGCAAGCCCGCACTGCTATACCAGGCGAAATCATCTCCATACCACAGCACCTAGACGAAGCTAGAATCACGCTTGGGGCATACTGCGCTATTTATGATATGGGCTTTGAAAATTTAGGTCTTAAAAAGCTAAAAGCATATTGCAAACTAGAAAACAAACGAGCCATCCGTATGGCAAGATTGCTAAATTTCCAAACCACTCACACAGATAATCAATGTATCTATTTTGAGCTTGACAAAGATGATTACTACCAAATGCGAGATAGCCTGATAGTTAAACTTGGTTTAGCGTGA
- a CDS encoding ketoacyl-ACP synthase III — protein MKLAYYLPSQVIGNEYFSALANSDEYSCEQIYKKSGIRYRHKAADDELTSDLATKAAFNLINEYDIDPASIDMLLLCTQSPEYLQPAMIYLLHHKLNLPKTTNAMEINIACSGYAHGLLIAKSLINSKSVKRVLLCTADLCYKMFENSDLSQRILFGDGASATLIDDSNAHKIAQIICGTDGSGYFSMYKKYGGYAYPSHSSQNSLNMNGPEIFLFTIREIPNLVKQTLKANNLNLDDIDYFVFHQANLLILQAIAKSLKLDNSKVIYDIENVGNTSSSSIPIALKRALNNNTIKPGHKVLIAGFGIGLAWSATIITI, from the coding sequence ATGAAATTAGCATACTATCTACCAAGTCAGGTTATTGGCAACGAGTATTTTAGCGCACTTGCTAATAGTGATGAGTATAGCTGCGAGCAAATTTACAAAAAATCCGGTATCAGATACCGCCATAAAGCCGCCGATGATGAACTAACTAGTGATCTAGCGACTAAGGCGGCTTTTAATTTGATTAACGAATATGATATAGACCCTGCTAGTATAGATATGCTTTTGCTCTGTACTCAATCACCTGAGTATCTCCAACCAGCTATGATTTATCTCCTTCATCATAAATTAAATTTACCCAAAACCACAAACGCAATGGAGATCAATATCGCTTGTAGTGGCTACGCTCACGGACTATTAATAGCCAAATCTTTGATAAATTCTAAAAGCGTTAAAAGAGTATTGCTATGTACAGCCGATCTATGCTATAAAATGTTCGAAAATAGCGATCTGTCTCAAAGGATACTCTTTGGCGATGGAGCGAGTGCGACCTTAATCGATGATAGCAACGCTCACAAAATAGCTCAAATCATCTGTGGCACCGATGGTAGCGGGTACTTTAGTATGTATAAAAAATATGGTGGCTACGCATATCCATCTCATAGCTCACAAAATAGCCTAAATATGAATGGGCCCGAGATATTTCTCTTTACCATTAGAGAGATTCCAAATTTAGTCAAACAAACTCTAAAAGCCAATAATCTAAATTTAGATGATATAGACTATTTTGTATTTCATCAAGCCAATTTATTGATACTTCAGGCCATTGCCAAAAGCTTGAAATTAGATAATTCTAAGGTGATTTATGATATCGAAAATGTAGGCAACACCTCATCTTCTAGCATACCAATAGCACTTAAAAGAGCCTTAAATAATAACACGATCAAACCAGGCCACAAGGTCTTAATAGCCGGTTTTGGCATAGGTCTTGCGTGGAGTGCGACTATTATAACCATATAA
- a CDS encoding SDR family NAD(P)-dependent oxidoreductase, with protein sequence MEFENKTYIITGATSGIGRCVATELAKSGARLLLLGRDENRLNEIKYQLDSIGELASEVALFDSNDLNSIELAVSKFADKFKFNGFIHCAGILYPTLLRNLNLDKMSELININLLSFFALAKATLKHNRYIKNDTNIVAISSLAAFGSEPGLSLYSASKAALNSAIKSLAKEYAKKGVRINAIAPLYVNTPMYDEFINNFISKESHEKSLNDIMPFGLIEPIDVAESVLFLLSSKSSKITAECIKITSGGGYDK encoded by the coding sequence ATGGAGTTTGAGAATAAAACCTATATCATCACCGGTGCTACATCAGGCATAGGTCGATGCGTAGCCACTGAACTTGCTAAAAGTGGCGCTAGATTGCTACTACTTGGTAGAGATGAAAATAGATTAAATGAGATTAAATATCAATTGGATAGTATCGGTGAGCTAGCTAGTGAAGTTGCGTTATTTGACTCAAATGATCTAAATAGCATTGAATTGGCTGTGAGCAAATTCGCTGATAAGTTTAAATTTAATGGCTTTATCCACTGCGCCGGGATACTCTATCCAACGCTACTTCGCAATCTAAATTTAGATAAAATGAGTGAGCTAATCAATATAAATCTTTTAAGCTTTTTTGCCCTAGCCAAAGCCACCTTAAAACACAATAGATATATCAAAAACGACACAAACATAGTAGCTATCAGCTCTTTAGCGGCCTTTGGCAGTGAGCCTGGACTTAGTCTATATAGCGCTAGTAAAGCAGCTCTAAACTCCGCTATAAAAAGCCTAGCCAAAGAGTACGCCAAAAAAGGCGTAAGGATCAACGCCATAGCCCCATTATATGTCAATACCCCTATGTATGATGAATTTATCAATAACTTTATATCCAAAGAATCTCACGAGAAGAGCTTAAATGATATTATGCCTTTTGGGCTTATAGAGCCTATAGATGTGGCCGAATCGGTGCTATTTTTGCTTAGTTCTAAATCTAGTAAAATCACCGCTGAATGTATCAAAATCACCTCTGGGGGGGGTTATGACAAATGA
- a CDS encoding CDP-alcohol phosphatidyltransferase family protein, with amino-acid sequence MISKLKKAERLESKDTYYITEYIWRVLIVSKLILPLLIRTNIKPNHITIFAMFCVASSFILLYLGHNILSGILFLIYSIADHTDGMLARLRDQSTKLGHWLDYICDYMAWFGLIILATYVYHISIFCASFVAFALLFHQQFCKHFIHSKLKKLNKIYRFGLKKYLLERGILLGIDVSLLAIILSISIFSLKFELCFYTLGIIYLIDILYRIIELYHNIKLNGGG; translated from the coding sequence ATGATATCAAAACTTAAAAAAGCCGAAAGATTAGAGAGCAAAGATACATATTATATAACTGAGTATATTTGGCGTGTTTTGATAGTTTCAAAACTCATCTTACCACTACTTATCCGCACAAATATAAAGCCAAATCATATAACCATCTTTGCTATGTTTTGTGTAGCTAGCTCATTTATTTTACTATATTTGGGGCATAATATTTTAAGTGGAATTTTGTTTTTAATCTATAGCATAGCTGACCACACTGATGGAATGCTAGCTCGCTTAAGAGATCAAAGCACGAAGCTTGGCCATTGGCTAGATTATATCTGCGATTATATGGCGTGGTTTGGGCTTATTATCTTAGCTACTTATGTATATCATATTAGTATATTTTGTGCTAGTTTCGTCGCTTTTGCCTTGCTATTTCATCAGCAATTTTGTAAGCATTTTATCCACTCTAAATTAAAAAAATTAAATAAAATTTATAGATTTGGGCTAAAAAAATATCTTTTAGAGCGTGGAATTTTGCTTGGGATTGATGTTAGTTTGCTAGCTATTATCCTATCTATATCAATTTTTAGCTTGAAATTTGAGCTATGCTTTTATACTCTTGGGATAATATACTTAATCGATATATTATATCGCATTATTGAGCTATATCATAATATTAAATTAAATGGGGGGGGGTAG